In one window of Megalops cyprinoides isolate fMegCyp1 chromosome 24, fMegCyp1.pri, whole genome shotgun sequence DNA:
- the eif3f gene encoding eukaryotic translation initiation factor 3 subunit F has product MSVYGPVVKIHPVVLASIADSYERRNEGASRVIGTLLGTIDKHTVEVTNCFSVPHNESEDEVAVDMEFAKNMYELHKKVSPSEVIIGWYATGYDITEHSVLIHEYYSREAQNPVHLTVDTALQSGKMNIRAYVSAQMGVPGKTVGVMFTPLTVKYIYYDTERIGIDLLQRTRASPSRTNGLTSDLEQVGAAAARVQDMLGTVLAYIEDVLSGKVMADNSVGRFLMDLVNKVPKISAEDFETMLNSNINDLLMVTYLANLTQAQIALNEKLVVL; this is encoded by the exons ATGTCGGTCTACGGGCCAGTCGTGAAAATTCATCCCGTTGTTCTCGCCTCTATCGCCGACTCTTATGAGCGGAGAAATGAGGGGGCAAGTCGTGTGATCGGGACCTTACTGG GAACCATTGACAAGCACACAGTGGAAGTGACCAACTGCTTCTCTGTCCCCCATAATGAGTCTGAAGATGAG GTTGCTGTGGATATGGAATTCGCAAAGAACATGTACGAGCTGCATAAGAAGGTCTCTCCCAGTGAGGTGATCATCGGCTG GTATGCCACAggatatgacatcacagagcacTCTGTGCTGATCCATGAGTACTATAGCCGGGAGGCACAGAACCCTGTTCACCTGACGGTCGACACCGCACTGCAGAGCGGCAAGATGAACATCCGCGCGTATGTCAG tgctcaGATGGGGGTGCCAGGGAAGACGGTGGGCGTCATGTTCACCCCTCTGACTGTGAAATACATCTACTACGACACAGAGAGGATTGGCA TTGACCTCCTCCAGAGAACGCGTGCATCGCCCAGCCGCACTAATggtttgacctctgacctggaGCAGGTGGGTGCGGCAGCGGCTCGGGTGCAGGACATGCTGGGGACGGTGCTGGCCTACATCGAGGACGTGCTG tctggTAAGGTCATGGCAGACAATAGTGTTGGCCGTTTCCTGATGGACCTGGTGAACAAAGTGCCCAAGATCTCAGCAGAGGACTTTGAGACCATGCTCAACTCCAACATCAAT GACCTTTTGATGGTGACATATTTGGCCAACCTCACCCAGGCACAGATCGCTCTGAACGAGAAGCTGGTTGTGCTTTGA